The following proteins are encoded in a genomic region of Papaver somniferum cultivar HN1 unplaced genomic scaffold, ASM357369v1 unplaced-scaffold_10, whole genome shotgun sequence:
- the LOC113326365 gene encoding uncharacterized protein LOC113326365, translating to MHAPTVFRWSLVKRILRYLKETSTFGILLRPSPSLQLSFSAYTDSDWAGSLEDRRSTSGYCVFLGGNIISWSARKQKIVSRSSTEAEYRGLAIATAEIMWIQSLLSDFVLQLNHLWFYGVKIWVALKLLDVRFVSSKDQIADIFTKPLSKDRFYLLRFKLTVQDHPLRLREGVKAYSTCVK from the exons atgcatgcacCTACTGTGTTTCGCTGGAGCTTAGTAAAACGCATCCTTCGTTATCTTAAGGAAACGTCTACTTTTGGTATACTTCTTCGACCATCTCCTTCTCTACAATTATCTTTCAGTGCATatactgattcagattgggctggttctcttgaAGATCGACGTTCAACCAGTGGTTATTGTGTATTTTTGGGTGGTAACATTATctcttggagtgctcgtaaacagaAAATTGTGTCACGTTCTAGCACTGAAGCAGAATATAGGGGTCTTGCTATTGctactgctgaaattatgtggattcaatcACTTCTCTCAGACTTCGTTCTTCAACTCAATCACCTCTGGTTCTATGGTGTGAAAATCTGG GTTGCTTTGAAACTTCTTGATGTCAGATTTGTATCTTCTAAGGATCAAATTGCAGATATCTTCACTAAACCTCTATCTAAAGATCGGTTTTATCTCTTAAGGTTCAAGCTAACGGTTCAAGATcacccgttacgcttgcgggagggtgttaagGCATATAGCACGTGTGTTAAGTAA